In a genomic window of Alphaproteobacteria bacterium:
- a CDS encoding TcpQ domain-containing protein — MSAPLVPKSEGVEAAPEPFPITETHQGTGTVMPEPAESVYEPANKEPPPGLNINPYPLEEEDHTEPALTAAPAQPEEITWKGGAFDVIEGFGSDMPLALALRQVVPAQYAFSFGRGVNPGYLVSWEGGKPWNLVLDDMLRPLNIKALIQGNVVKVVSGAAPVAPAPEPVPVAEDSAALAPLPEAAPLETPEAEVLPVKADKKAEKLSKKEAEKLAKKAKVLEEKADEETAVEAAVAEEPVKVASAPETAPEPQIKKAPGRNVILDPGDVKAPVADEAQKAEKSDEEEIEEVILAKADEPAPPADDALKAAKAEETEKPAPSSRSNEQLFQPRIWEAKQGSSLKETLDSWSKQANVPLQWNAEKDYTLSSNILISGTFDNAVKVLFAQAIKNGPSHNLKTGSDAALVIDEAASG, encoded by the coding sequence ATGAGCGCCCCCCTTGTTCCCAAGTCAGAGGGTGTTGAAGCTGCACCCGAGCCGTTCCCAATCACCGAAACGCATCAGGGAACCGGCACGGTTATGCCTGAACCCGCCGAGAGTGTTTACGAGCCTGCTAATAAAGAACCTCCTCCGGGGCTCAACATCAACCCTTATCCGCTTGAGGAAGAAGACCATACCGAGCCTGCACTTACTGCCGCTCCTGCCCAGCCGGAAGAGATTACCTGGAAAGGCGGGGCTTTTGACGTGATCGAGGGGTTCGGGTCCGATATGCCGCTGGCTCTGGCTCTGCGTCAGGTTGTTCCCGCCCAGTATGCGTTTTCGTTCGGCCGGGGGGTTAATCCCGGGTACCTCGTGTCCTGGGAGGGAGGCAAGCCCTGGAATCTGGTTCTGGACGATATGCTCCGGCCTCTCAATATTAAGGCTTTGATCCAGGGCAATGTCGTCAAGGTGGTTTCGGGTGCAGCACCTGTTGCCCCCGCGCCGGAACCTGTTCCAGTAGCCGAGGATAGCGCCGCTCTTGCTCCTCTGCCTGAGGCTGCCCCACTCGAGACTCCGGAAGCGGAGGTTTTGCCCGTCAAGGCTGACAAGAAGGCTGAAAAGCTGAGCAAGAAAGAGGCCGAGAAGCTGGCTAAAAAGGCCAAGGTGCTTGAAGAGAAGGCCGATGAGGAGACCGCTGTCGAAGCTGCGGTTGCTGAAGAGCCTGTAAAGGTTGCCTCCGCTCCTGAGACTGCGCCGGAGCCACAAATTAAGAAAGCGCCCGGACGCAACGTCATTCTTGATCCCGGCGATGTAAAAGCCCCTGTTGCAGATGAAGCGCAAAAGGCCGAGAAATCGGATGAGGAAGAGATTGAGGAGGTCATTCTGGCAAAGGCTGACGAACCTGCACCTCCTGCCGATGATGCTCTGAAAGCCGCCAAAGCCGAGGAAACAGAAAAGCCTGCGCCCTCCTCCCGTTCGAACGAGCAGCTGTTCCAGCCCCGGATCTGGGAAGCCAAACAGGGATCGAGCCTGAAGGAAACTCTGGATAGCTGGTCCAAGCAGGCCAACGTGCCTCTGCAATGGAATGCCGAGAAGGACTATACGCTGAGCAGCAATATCCTGATCAGCGGGACGTTCGACAATGCGGTTAAAGTTTTGTTCGCGCAGGCTATTAAAAACGGCCCCTCGCATAACCTCAAGACAGGGTCGGACGCTGCTCTGGTCATTGATGAGGCCGCCAGCGGTTAA
- the tadA gene encoding Flp pilus assembly complex ATPase component TadA, which produces MEARKPVSLLKKQDSFAQTWPDEPNRFTEEHIDKFLLWCVKQNSSDITIQSDRPVYNEIHGVLYPATFRDVDAADMGIFLQKLYGPEARARLASAKDLDVSYEIRPDRYTRIRFRVNITAVLSRGRDAAQITMRALPSEPPTMRDLNIEREIIDAWAPRQGIVIITGPTGSGKTTLLAAGNRMLLERPKGCGKMLTYEAPIEYVYDSIHSPRSLVSQTEIPRHLPSFAHGIRNALRRKPEVILVGESRDRETINASIEAAQTGHAVYTTTHTLGVANTVSRLLSTYDISEREERAVALMETLRLIVTQALVPRVGGGRCGVREWMQFPDDVREKLMDMHFTKWSNEIQRILNQYGRSMQKSAEIAFEAKLIDRRAYLLLSSSTGSG; this is translated from the coding sequence GTGGAAGCCCGCAAACCAGTAAGCCTTCTTAAAAAGCAGGACAGTTTCGCGCAAACCTGGCCGGATGAGCCCAACAGGTTTACAGAGGAGCATATAGACAAGTTTCTCCTTTGGTGTGTAAAGCAAAACTCCTCAGATATCACCATCCAGAGCGACCGCCCCGTTTATAACGAGATACATGGCGTTCTCTATCCCGCGACTTTCAGGGATGTTGATGCGGCCGATATGGGTATTTTTTTGCAAAAACTCTATGGCCCGGAGGCTCGCGCCCGCCTTGCTTCAGCCAAAGACCTTGATGTTTCTTATGAAATCCGACCTGATCGCTATACAAGGATCCGTTTCCGGGTCAATATCACCGCCGTTCTCTCCCGCGGACGCGATGCCGCGCAGATCACCATGCGCGCATTGCCCAGCGAACCGCCGACGATGCGCGATCTGAATATCGAGCGGGAAATCATCGATGCCTGGGCACCGCGTCAGGGGATTGTCATTATCACAGGACCGACGGGTTCCGGAAAAACGACGCTTCTGGCGGCAGGAAACCGTATGTTGCTCGAACGCCCTAAGGGCTGCGGTAAAATGCTGACATACGAAGCGCCGATCGAATATGTTTACGACAGCATTCACAGTCCGCGCTCCCTCGTTTCCCAGACTGAAATACCTCGGCATTTGCCGAGTTTTGCCCATGGAATCCGTAACGCCCTGCGCCGTAAACCGGAAGTGATTCTTGTGGGAGAATCCCGGGATCGCGAAACGATCAACGCCTCCATCGAAGCCGCGCAGACGGGCCATGCGGTCTACACCACTACGCACACACTCGGTGTGGCCAACACTGTCTCGCGTCTGCTTTCGACCTACGATATCAGTGAGCGCGAGGAGCGTGCTGTTGCTCTTATGGAAACCCTAAGGCTGATTGTCACACAGGCGCTTGTGCCGCGAGTCGGCGGCGGACGTTGTGGTGTGCGGGAGTGGATGCAGTTTCCCGACGATGTACGTGAAAAGCTGATGGATATGCATTTTACAAAGTGGTCCAACGAGATCCAGCGTATTCTCAATCAATATGGCCGGAGTATGCAGAAATCAGCTGAAATCGCTTTCGAGGCGAAGCTCATTGATCGCCGCGCTTATTTATTATTGTCATCAAGCACGGGATCAGGTTAG
- a CDS encoding type IV secretory system conjugative DNA transfer family protein yields MLPTDEDRPLVESDVEPVDIEVLLGYEVEEDPDDDTALPFDIREDALKEAAISFGARGGLAKRTWEIRKNLDTRARYLDKVYDFEQLLVAAPSGFKIEPPIVTEAMNAMIVDFSGQEAAVSDRIYNIIKNARIVSAPRNWRQYLEREWGEVIPPPAILLPRDDDERVIWEEHVRKGWKVGYEQADEIFNDDLSRLTLDFEGMVRYKLLLAQGMVSPPYALQVDRGVTGGGEEMKVGDRAVQITGVPEFVTGADQWKPANQ; encoded by the coding sequence ATGCTTCCCACTGACGAGGATAGGCCTCTTGTTGAAAGCGACGTCGAGCCTGTCGATATCGAGGTTCTTTTGGGCTATGAGGTTGAGGAGGATCCAGACGATGACACGGCTCTTCCCTTCGATATCCGAGAAGATGCCTTGAAGGAAGCTGCGATATCTTTTGGAGCCCGTGGTGGCCTAGCCAAGAGAACGTGGGAGATTCGTAAGAATCTTGACACCCGTGCACGCTACCTTGATAAGGTCTACGATTTCGAGCAGCTCCTCGTTGCCGCGCCTTCAGGCTTCAAGATCGAGCCCCCTATCGTGACTGAGGCCATGAACGCAATGATTGTCGATTTTTCTGGACAGGAGGCTGCGGTTTCCGACCGGATTTACAACATTATCAAAAATGCCCGTATCGTCTCGGCTCCCCGGAACTGGCGTCAGTATCTTGAGCGCGAATGGGGCGAGGTTATCCCCCCTCCGGCCATTCTTTTGCCCAGAGATGACGATGAGAGGGTTATTTGGGAAGAACACGTACGTAAAGGTTGGAAAGTAGGCTATGAGCAGGCTGATGAGATTTTTAACGATGATTTGAGCCGTCTGACCCTTGATTTTGAGGGGATGGTTCGCTACAAGCTTTTGCTCGCGCAGGGCATGGTTTCTCCTCCTTATGCGCTTCAGGTTGACCGCGGAGTGACAGGTGGAGGGGAAGAGATGAAAGTTGGCGACCGCGCCGTCCAAATCACTGGAGTACCAGAGTTTGTTACGGGAGCGGACCAGTGGAAGCCCGCAAACCAGTAA
- a CDS encoding DotD/TraH family lipoprotein (Members of this family include DotD of type IVB secretion systems and TraH of plasmid conjugative plasmid systems, both lipoproteins.): MSRKQLSLLLLFSMVLVTGCESSDAAFSGGSPQLVASPDKVTAMLAESADRASTALETLAAVERARTPATTVSPIDNVPPELGRAITVNWVGPIEPIAKTLADRAGYGFLVLGNKPSTPVVVSIDAENQRVVDTLRDIGLQLGMRGDVRVDAKSRMVEIYYAPNAGLGG; this comes from the coding sequence ATGTCACGTAAACAGCTCTCTCTCTTGCTCTTATTCAGTATGGTTTTGGTCACAGGATGCGAGTCCTCCGATGCTGCTTTCAGCGGCGGAAGTCCTCAGCTTGTCGCCTCCCCGGACAAGGTCACTGCCATGCTGGCCGAGTCAGCAGACCGGGCATCGACCGCCTTGGAAACTCTGGCGGCTGTCGAGCGTGCCAGAACCCCGGCGACGACCGTTTCACCGATCGATAACGTCCCGCCGGAACTTGGACGGGCGATCACGGTCAACTGGGTCGGACCGATCGAACCGATTGCCAAGACACTTGCGGATCGTGCGGGATATGGTTTCCTTGTCCTCGGAAACAAGCCCTCCACGCCCGTGGTTGTCTCGATTGACGCTGAAAACCAGCGCGTCGTCGATACGCTACGCGATATCGGCCTGCAACTGGGTATGCGCGGCGATGTCAGAGTTGACGCCAAGAGCCGTATGGTTGAAATCTATTATGCTCCCAATGCCGGACTTGGTGGATAA
- a CDS encoding lytic transglycosylase domain-containing protein, with the protein MAAKELMTCLLLAAQTYNVPPVLLAGIYKAEGGRVGQEVANTNGTHDLGPMQINTLWVPVVAKKWGVSNTKARKELRDNACTNVSVAAWILRNHLSETQSLGRALSYYHSRTSYYGERYQDRVVGILRGHGLLKSER; encoded by the coding sequence ATGGCCGCAAAAGAGCTTATGACCTGTCTGTTACTGGCCGCGCAGACTTATAATGTGCCGCCGGTTCTGCTCGCGGGTATATATAAAGCCGAGGGTGGGCGTGTGGGCCAGGAGGTGGCCAACACCAATGGAACCCATGACCTTGGGCCCATGCAAATCAATACGCTCTGGGTTCCGGTCGTTGCGAAAAAGTGGGGTGTCAGCAATACAAAGGCCCGCAAGGAGCTGCGCGACAATGCCTGTACCAATGTCAGTGTTGCCGCCTGGATTTTGAGGAATCATCTGAGTGAAACGCAGAGTCTCGGACGCGCCCTTTCCTATTATCATTCCCGGACTTCTTATTATGGTGAACGCTATCAGGACCGCGTTGTGGGGATTCTGAGGGGGCACGGGCTTCTAAAATCGGAGCGTTAA
- a CDS encoding thioredoxin fold domain-containing protein has product MTPTRRIRRLALILATTMLTVSAPCVFAQEELLPTIPDPLKSLVNEGAQIRFLGRDEGAEGWVVIKNGVEQYFYVLPTGAFITGIMFDKQGNALTVQQVQRLRGQGDDLLDRLASETPNKPSEASPDKTKYDFKTPSEQFFYDVENSNWIAFGKAGTPVFYSFIDPQCPHCHEMMKELKPLLDEGKAQVRLIPIGFRPETEAQAAFLLAAPDPIELWWRNLDGDTNALPAKSEINTQGVQRNLSIMQAWKLSGTPTLIYRAKDESVKIIEGKPKNVQSLIGDLGARS; this is encoded by the coding sequence ATGACCCCTACTCGCCGCATCAGACGCCTTGCCCTTATCCTTGCTACGACCATGCTGACCGTTTCAGCGCCCTGTGTTTTCGCACAGGAGGAGTTGCTGCCCACCATTCCCGATCCGCTGAAGAGCCTGGTCAACGAGGGGGCGCAAATCCGCTTCCTTGGCCGTGATGAAGGCGCGGAGGGCTGGGTGGTCATTAAAAACGGCGTGGAGCAGTATTTTTATGTCCTCCCCACCGGTGCTTTTATCACCGGGATCATGTTCGATAAACAGGGCAACGCCCTGACCGTGCAGCAGGTGCAGCGCTTACGCGGACAGGGGGACGACCTGCTTGACCGTCTGGCCAGCGAGACCCCCAATAAACCTTCTGAGGCTTCGCCGGATAAAACCAAGTATGATTTCAAAACCCCGTCCGAGCAGTTTTTCTACGATGTCGAGAACAGCAACTGGATTGCCTTCGGCAAGGCCGGAACGCCCGTTTTCTACTCCTTCATCGATCCGCAGTGCCCGCATTGCCATGAGATGATGAAGGAACTCAAGCCCTTGCTGGATGAAGGGAAAGCGCAGGTTCGGCTGATCCCCATCGGGTTCCGGCCAGAGACCGAGGCGCAGGCCGCCTTTCTTCTGGCCGCGCCCGACCCGATCGAACTCTGGTGGCGCAATCTGGACGGCGATACAAACGCCCTGCCCGCCAAGAGCGAAATCAATACGCAGGGCGTTCAGCGCAACCTGTCGATCATGCAGGCGTGGAAACTTTCCGGGACGCCGACCCTCATTTATCGCGCCAAGGACGAGAGCGTTAAGATCATCGAGGGCAAGCCGAAGAACGTGCAGTCCCTGATCGGCGATCTCGGGGCAAGGAGTTAA
- a CDS encoding FIST C-terminal domain-containing protein, with protein sequence MPLFTSREFAAAAASGTDWRDTSKAVLEELESIRTENDQFNFGFLYISDMLADFAPSILNLFRSVTHIDHWIGSVGMGVIGTGQAFVNQPAISALIGHFPEDEFCVFPETDEEDSDSLARASGRSQNRVKKWLDAHAPFLVCVHADPMADDDPMAVLADLDSLSSGFIVGGLTSSRSYHYQFANTVCENSVSGVFFSEKIPVATSLSQGCQPISRFHTITKASGTTVYELDGISALCALLRDLKGQGAESADSAPFPDLRDMESSDDVPEELLPLFSGHIHIALPISQSDQKDYLVRNIMGIDPAEESLTLSQSVSAGETLLFVRRTEETVLEDLSKTLLGLRQRIENERGSFTPKAGLYISCIARGFAETPEAAQKEIDAVREVIGDVPLTGFYAGGEINNARLYGYTGLLILFL encoded by the coding sequence ATGCCTCTTTTTACGTCCAGAGAATTTGCCGCCGCCGCTGCCTCAGGCACGGACTGGCGGGATACGTCCAAAGCCGTTCTGGAAGAGCTTGAAAGTATCCGCACCGAGAACGACCAGTTTAATTTCGGCTTTCTTTATATCTCCGATATGCTGGCGGATTTTGCGCCGAGCATTCTTAACCTCTTCCGCTCGGTTACGCATATCGATCACTGGATCGGGTCGGTCGGGATGGGAGTCATCGGCACCGGGCAGGCGTTCGTCAACCAGCCGGCCATCAGCGCGCTGATCGGGCATTTCCCTGAGGACGAATTCTGCGTTTTTCCGGAAACGGATGAAGAGGATTCCGATTCCCTTGCACGAGCTTCCGGCCGCAGCCAAAACAGGGTTAAAAAATGGCTGGACGCCCATGCGCCCTTCCTTGTCTGCGTTCATGCCGACCCGATGGCGGATGACGACCCGATGGCCGTGCTTGCCGATCTTGATTCGCTTTCCAGCGGGTTTATCGTGGGTGGACTGACATCCTCACGGTCGTATCACTACCAATTCGCCAATACGGTCTGTGAAAACTCCGTCAGCGGCGTGTTTTTTTCCGAAAAAATCCCCGTTGCCACCTCGCTTTCGCAAGGTTGTCAGCCGATCAGCCGGTTTCACACGATTACCAAAGCCAGCGGAACCACGGTTTATGAACTGGACGGGATCAGCGCCCTGTGCGCCCTGCTGCGCGATTTGAAAGGCCAGGGTGCCGAAAGCGCGGATTCCGCTCCGTTTCCCGACCTTCGGGATATGGAATCCTCCGACGATGTGCCTGAGGAGCTTCTGCCCCTGTTCAGCGGGCATATCCATATCGCTCTGCCGATTTCACAATCGGACCAGAAGGACTACCTTGTCCGCAATATCATGGGGATCGACCCCGCCGAAGAGAGCCTGACCCTCTCGCAAAGCGTTTCCGCCGGGGAAACCCTGCTTTTCGTGCGGAGGACGGAGGAGACGGTGCTGGAGGATCTGTCGAAGACCCTGCTTGGGCTGCGCCAGAGAATCGAGAATGAACGCGGGTCTTTCACACCGAAGGCCGGACTTTATATCTCCTGCATCGCCCGCGGGTTCGCCGAAACCCCCGAAGCCGCACAGAAAGAGATCGATGCGGTCCGGGAGGTGATCGGGGACGTACCGCTGACGGGATTTTATGCGGGGGGCGAGATTAACAACGCCCGACTTTACGGCTATACCGGGCTGCTTATTCTGTTCCTCTGA
- a CDS encoding LemA family protein yields MEWIVLAVIVVVALVMVMLYNRLVALRQTRNNAFSDIDVQLKQRYDLVPQLVETVKGYAAHEKQVFENVTNARAQVGAARSGNPESRMKAEGLFGGAIAGLLAVAENYPQLKADQNFQRLMDELSDIENKIAAARRFFNSATAEYNTATEQFPAVLIANSFGFKKEVFFELDEAEKAAVHKAPVVKF; encoded by the coding sequence ATGGAATGGATTGTCTTGGCGGTCATCGTCGTTGTGGCGCTTGTAATGGTTATGCTTTACAACCGCTTGGTCGCCTTGCGTCAGACGCGCAACAACGCCTTTTCCGATATCGACGTCCAGCTCAAGCAGCGTTACGACCTCGTGCCCCAGCTTGTGGAAACCGTCAAGGGCTACGCCGCACACGAAAAGCAGGTTTTTGAAAACGTAACCAACGCTAGGGCTCAGGTCGGCGCGGCCAGAAGCGGCAACCCGGAGAGCCGGATGAAGGCCGAAGGCCTTTTCGGTGGTGCGATTGCCGGACTTCTGGCGGTGGCGGAAAACTACCCGCAGCTTAAGGCCGACCAGAATTTCCAGCGCCTGATGGACGAACTCTCCGACATCGAGAACAAGATCGCCGCCGCCCGCCGCTTCTTCAACAGCGCGACCGCCGAATACAACACCGCAACCGAGCAGTTTCCGGCCGTTCTTATCGCCAACTCCTTCGGCTTCAAGAAGGAAGTCTTCTTCGAACTGGATGAGGCGGAGAAAGCCGCGGTCCACAAGGCGCCGGTGGTCAAGTTTTAA
- a CDS encoding M48 family metallopeptidase — protein sequence MAATVGLKSHIWNNNLRSVILLVLYPVLLMIMVWAISLVIGVSMEGQHQYNTQPDPTAFANAILMEYWPTILTVVLIWFAISWFFHTSMIRKLSHSHPVSRTDEPELYNLLENLCISRGMKMPRLEIIETHARNAFASGIDEKSYSITVTRGLMNSLTRDEMEGVLGHELTHIINRDVRLLIITVIFTGMFGFAAQLVWSSIRYRVFYTHGRRDNNGGIVVVVFMIAIILWLGYLATLLMRFALSRHREYMADAGAIELTRNPEAMMRALMRIAGRDRIPQTTDDIAMMCIENHVPFLGLFATHPPIEARIRAISETTGTPVPELPHTGPAPKEEAFAALKEQGERPNPWLTRGRRI from the coding sequence ATGGCTGCAACGGTCGGTCTGAAATCCCACATCTGGAACAATAACCTCCGGTCAGTCATCCTGCTGGTCCTCTATCCGGTCCTGCTGATGATCATGGTCTGGGCGATAAGCCTTGTGATTGGTGTATCGATGGAGGGGCAGCATCAATATAACACTCAGCCCGACCCAACCGCCTTTGCCAACGCCATCCTTATGGAATACTGGCCCACAATTCTGACGGTCGTTCTGATCTGGTTTGCCATTTCATGGTTTTTCCACACCTCGATGATTCGCAAACTTTCTCATTCCCACCCGGTGAGCCGGACCGATGAGCCGGAGCTCTATAACCTCCTCGAAAATCTATGCATATCGCGGGGCATGAAGATGCCGCGCCTCGAAATCATCGAAACCCACGCCCGCAATGCCTTCGCCAGCGGCATAGACGAGAAGTCCTACAGCATTACGGTGACACGGGGGCTGATGAACTCCCTGACCCGTGACGAGATGGAGGGGGTTCTGGGCCACGAACTCACCCACATCATCAACCGCGACGTTCGCCTTCTGATTATCACCGTGATATTCACCGGAATGTTCGGGTTTGCGGCCCAGCTGGTCTGGAGCAGCATCCGCTATCGCGTCTTCTACACCCATGGCCGCCGGGACAATAACGGCGGCATCGTCGTGGTCGTGTTTATGATCGCCATCATCCTTTGGCTCGGCTACCTCGCCACGCTTCTTATGCGCTTTGCCCTCTCGCGCCACCGCGAATATATGGCCGACGCCGGGGCGATCGAACTCACACGAAACCCCGAGGCCATGATGCGCGCCCTTATGCGGATTGCGGGCCGCGACCGCATCCCCCAGACCACCGACGACATAGCCATGATGTGCATCGAAAACCACGTCCCGTTTCTCGGCCTGTTCGCCACGCACCCGCCGATAGAGGCCAGGATCAGAGCGATTTCCGAAACCACCGGAACCCCCGTCCCTGAACTTCCGCATACTGGCCCCGCCCCGAAGGAAGAAGCCTTCGCGGCGCTAAAAGAACAGGGAGAAAGACCCAACCCTTGGCTCACCCGTGGACGCAGGATATAA
- a CDS encoding methyltransferase domain-containing protein has product MTNAAPVSVQPPSVSAEAQEKYGKALTLISQGKTAEAKILLIEILEQEKMPIAFNELGKIFFAEGDSDSALGCYEEAIEADQTLHEALANAGDLFIKENLGLQALDFYMRAIMAKPDHIPYRDRFIAIATNFHFKKLIPNLKPLLIDCMQKPGIDLSNIDRTWISVLTADPVFSEPLKLVGAKDYGAFQKIFSKLKNHVGLVDPLFLSGLKRIRFQNLEFEGLLTHLRRFMLDNLNNRGVFGHPDLFTHIAAHLALYAFKTDYIFDCDPEEEKSAQKLKHRIESEDRLSSEGYPLLALLGAYIPLHSLTNAPQIARAGVPMVLQDLVDQQIVEPQRLREIEKTVPVLVPVENEVSQKVRSQYEESPYPRWTDFAKRPYHEELEGQFRGKKAKMLVAGCGTGREAIELAAVYPDAEILAVDLSRASLSYAIDRAKHLGFSNVTFKQADILGLGILGKDQFDFIASSGVLHHMQEPLKGWEVLRDLLKPGGIMRIGLYSRIAHAPLIEAQKIIARHNLGASPQDIRTFRKNAPKWLGRKLFDSFSGMIDYYATAECRDMFFHVQETRFSMPEIKQALETLGLEFRGFNLPLAVLENYRKLNPSDPEALDLSRWDAFEKKNPRTFASMVNFWCQKP; this is encoded by the coding sequence ATGACGAACGCCGCCCCCGTTTCCGTCCAGCCCCCGAGCGTTTCCGCCGAAGCGCAGGAAAAATACGGCAAAGCGCTAACGCTGATTTCCCAAGGCAAAACAGCGGAGGCTAAAATCCTGCTCATCGAAATCCTCGAACAGGAAAAAATGCCCATTGCCTTTAACGAACTCGGAAAAATCTTTTTTGCCGAGGGCGATTCGGACAGCGCTTTGGGCTGTTACGAGGAGGCGATAGAGGCTGACCAAACGCTTCACGAAGCCCTCGCCAACGCCGGCGATCTGTTCATCAAGGAAAATCTGGGCCTGCAGGCGCTGGACTTCTATATGCGGGCGATCATGGCGAAACCCGACCACATCCCCTACCGCGACCGTTTCATCGCCATCGCTACGAATTTCCATTTCAAGAAACTGATCCCGAACCTTAAGCCGCTGCTCATCGACTGTATGCAAAAACCCGGCATCGATCTCAGTAACATCGACCGCACATGGATCAGCGTCCTGACCGCCGACCCCGTCTTTTCCGAACCCCTGAAACTGGTAGGGGCGAAGGATTACGGCGCCTTTCAGAAAATCTTCTCAAAACTTAAAAACCACGTCGGCCTCGTCGATCCGCTCTTTCTCTCCGGCCTGAAACGCATCCGCTTCCAGAATCTGGAATTCGAGGGTCTTCTCACGCACCTGCGCCGCTTCATGCTGGATAATCTCAACAACCGCGGCGTTTTCGGCCACCCGGACCTCTTCACCCATATCGCCGCCCACCTTGCGCTCTACGCCTTCAAGACCGATTACATTTTTGATTGTGACCCCGAAGAGGAAAAATCGGCACAAAAACTCAAACACCGGATCGAAAGCGAAGACCGCCTGTCATCGGAGGGTTATCCCTTGCTGGCCCTTCTGGGCGCTTACATCCCGCTTCATTCTCTGACAAACGCGCCGCAAATCGCCAGGGCGGGCGTCCCCATGGTCCTGCAGGATCTGGTGGACCAGCAGATCGTTGAGCCGCAGCGCCTCAGGGAGATTGAAAAAACCGTCCCCGTCCTCGTCCCCGTGGAGAACGAAGTCTCCCAAAAAGTCCGCAGCCAGTACGAAGAGTCTCCCTATCCCCGCTGGACCGACTTCGCCAAAAGACCCTATCACGAGGAACTGGAGGGGCAATTCCGCGGCAAAAAGGCCAAAATGCTGGTGGCCGGATGCGGCACGGGCCGCGAAGCCATCGAACTCGCCGCCGTTTACCCGGACGCGGAAATTCTGGCCGTGGACCTCAGCCGCGCCAGCCTCTCCTACGCCATCGACCGCGCAAAACATCTCGGCTTTTCCAACGTCACCTTCAAACAGGCGGACATTCTCGGCCTTGGCATTTTGGGCAAGGATCAATTTGATTTCATCGCCAGCTCCGGCGTCCTCCATCATATGCAGGAACCGCTGAAGGGATGGGAAGTCCTGCGCGATCTTCTCAAACCCGGCGGCATCATGCGGATCGGCCTCTACAGCCGCATCGCCCACGCCCCGCTGATCGAGGCGCAGAAGATCATAGCCAGACACAATCTCGGAGCATCGCCGCAGGATATCCGAACCTTCCGCAAAAATGCCCCCAAATGGCTGGGCCGCAAACTGTTCGACTCCTTCTCCGGCATGATCGACTATTACGCCACCGCCGAATGCCGCGATATGTTCTTTCATGTGCAGGAAACGCGCTTCAGCATGCCGGAAATCAAACAGGCTCTGGAAACCCTCGGCCTTGAATTCAGGGGCTTTAACCTGCCTCTGGCCGTCCTTGAAAATTATCGTAAATTGAACCCTTCGGACCCCGAGGCGCTGGATTTAAGCCGCTGGGACGCCTTCGAGAAAAAGAACCCGCGCACCTTTGCCTCCATGGTTAATTTCTGGTGCCAAAAACCCTGA
- a CDS encoding Bax inhibitor-1/YccA family protein gives MQPSYLSKERAKGREFDAGLRNYLNNIYFKMATGVLLTALVAYVVGSSPTLLQLFLGGPQKLIVIFAPVAILWFGFNPMKMRSSQLMLAFYAVSALYGISFSTIAVLAGQDMTFAVDVAKAFFIATAMFAGLSIFGYTTKIDLSPMKTFLFMGITGLFAAGLLNYFLFQSSMMSNLIAGVGIVAFSGLTVWQTQEMKRMYDMANAMEVGVAAEVGERLAWAAALNLYISFIVLFQNILHFMNQR, from the coding sequence ATGCAACCTTCTTACCTGTCCAAAGAACGCGCAAAAGGCAGAGAGTTCGATGCCGGCCTGCGTAACTATTTGAATAACATCTATTTCAAAATGGCTACGGGCGTACTTCTGACCGCTCTTGTCGCCTACGTTGTAGGAAGCTCACCGACACTCCTTCAGCTTTTTCTAGGCGGTCCACAAAAGCTGATCGTTATTTTTGCACCTGTGGCCATTTTATGGTTCGGCTTTAATCCGATGAAGATGAGATCATCTCAACTCATGCTGGCCTTCTATGCAGTTTCTGCTTTGTACGGGATTAGCTTTTCGACAATCGCTGTCCTTGCGGGCCAAGACATGACCTTCGCGGTCGATGTCGCCAAGGCTTTCTTTATAGCCACGGCGATGTTCGCAGGCCTGAGTATTTTCGGTTATACGACCAAGATCGACCTCTCACCCATGAAAACCTTCCTGTTTATGGGTATCACGGGGTTGTTCGCCGCTGGGCTGCTGAACTACTTCTTGTTTCAAAGCAGCATGATGTCAAACCTGATCGCTGGTGTCGGGATCGTTGCCTTTTCCGGCCTGACCGTCTGGCAGACCCAGGAAATGAAACGGATGTACGATATGGCAAATGCTATGGAGGTTGGTGTAGCAGCGGAAGTCGGGGAGCGCCTCGCATGGGCCGCCGCGCTGAACCTCTACATCAGCTTCATCGTTCTGTTCCAGAACATCCTGCACTTCATGAACCAGCGCTAA